Sequence from the Mustela erminea isolate mMusErm1 chromosome 8, mMusErm1.Pri, whole genome shotgun sequence genome:
GACCtctaagtttcatttttaactctgGTGTCTTCCAGTTCCAGTTCCAGACCCCAATAGTAATTACTATTCCTCAAATAGTAATTTTTGTAATATAAAGATAAGACACATTAACTAATTTACATAGATGATGAAAATCAAAACTGCACAGATAAGCGATTGTTTTCAGCCATTGTATTGAATCTAAAAAAGAAGGACAAGTAACACTATCATGAGCTCCTACTAGGATCCAGAAGTTATGCTTTTGggttttaatgatttctttattcCCAGAATAGCCAACATTATTTCCGTCTGATAGAAGAAGACACTGAGGTGTAGGCAGTAATTTGTACAAGGTTACACAACTCATCCAGTGAAGAACCAGGAGGAGAGAGTGGAGCCCACATGCTACTGTAGCCCAtgctaacagaaaaaaaagtagtGGTGAAATACTCAGTTTTAATGAATGACTAGGgactctaaaaatgaataaattattattccttctgaaaggtaaaacttttaaaattaggtaCAAAGGACCATCCTCGTAATTTGAAATTCTGAATTGAGCAATGCTTTCAAACGAATGTGTGCTTAAAATTGCCAAATAGGTACCGGAGTTCTCAACCACTCATAAGGCAAAATAATAGGAAGTTTGTCACTCTTTCAGGAAAAATGTAGaatattaacattatttaatgaattttaaatgatagcatagggtgcctgggtggctcagtgggttaagccgctgccttcggcttaggtcatgatctcagggtcctgggatcgagtcccgcatcgggctctctgctcagcagggagcctgcttcctcctctctctctctgcctgcctctctgcctacttgtaatctctctctgtcaaataaataaataaataaataatcttaaaaaaaaaataaaataaaatgatagcatAGACTTTTCTACCATTTGAGTTACCAACCATCTCATGGCTAGACGAGTTCTAGttacaaaaatttaagaaaaattactgggaggaaaacttaaaattatttttcaaaaactgctctgttaattaattttttccctaTGAATGTCAGATTTTGATTAGGGAGTAAAAGACAAGGAAATCTTAGTTTGAGAAACATTTGCGCACATTAAAATAATTCCTACTAATAAAGATCTTGTAGTCTGTATTGTCAGGGAATACGtacaattttaaacatttttgttaatcTCTAATATGATCCATAAGTAAATTCAACATGTCTCCCTTCTCTACTAAAAGCTTTAGTACTCTTATACTGCAAAATAAAAGTACTTATATTGCTCACTAGTGTCTAAGTTGCCCTGGGAAGTGGACTTGATCCCCAGCGCTTAGCAGACCTCATGGTATGTTCTCAAAATAACCAAACTGGAAAGCAGCAGAACTTGAGTTAATGAGGTTTTACCAATATGAAGGACTCTTGGGCAGTAGGAGACTTTCAAACAGGAAGATAACGTTGATGTTCCTTGTGTTCCCTGACCTATGAGCATCAGATTGACTAAGGTCTTCAGCGCATAAGTGATGGGATGTTACCATACAACGTGTAAGAACAGGATCCCTTGCAGTCCAGAGAAACAGGGCAGGTGGCAAGCAGCATCTCCTATTGAACTGTGGGGGTGTCAGCTTTAGCCTGGGGAGGAGAGCGAGCACTACTACTGGACTCACATCTTGCTGAATGCCAAGGAATATGTGGGTTCATTGGAAATGATCTTAATGGTAGCTGATTGTACAAAGACTTGACCATATCTGAAGGTCTACACAGAACAATGAGAGCTAATGTTATGATTATTGTCCTGGAAAAATTATCGCATTGTTTCTATGGCAAAATGCACTCCAAACTCAAAACAATTTAAACAGTGATCTACTGGAAGACCATTCGCTTATGACTTACTCCCTAAAATATGCTGGGAACAACATGCTGGTAGTTCGGTATACCCAATTTTTTCTCTGCTGTGTTTGaatctttttccccccttaacgCAGTCTCTATTTTCTTTGGATTCTTTAAACCTTTCCTCAGTTTTTGATTTGTTTACTAAATTCTCAATCACACTGCATTAGTCACTTCCCTCAAATGgatattttggattatttttctccatcattGTGAGCCTACATAATGGATCGattttcattggtttcttttGCCTTCACTTCCGTTCCCTCCCCCCATTGTTTacctttccaagtttttatttggtttaaaaGAAAGCCCAAAAAAGTCGAAACTTTGTCACCTTTTGATAGTGTGGAAATACAAAGTTGCCTTACAGGTTTCTTTCAGGCCATCAGTTCAGGACACATAATTTAGCCTCAAGTTTCTCCTATGTCCCCTAAAATTCCCCTAAAATTcccttcattcatattttttttcaaagctttctAACAATGAAAACCTAGCCACCCGAGGCCACTGACCCGGGAAATTCTTTGGCAGGAACAATAGCTGATGCAATCTTCTAGATGAGGCCACAAAATTTCCCTTGTTCCACAAGAATGGATCACAGCATACTTACAACATTATGTGAATTCACAGAACAAGCAGCAGGTGTGTACCACAGAGAAGCGCGGGCTGGCAAGTACAAGCTCACCTACGCAGAAGCCAAGGCGGTGTGCGAATATGAAGGCGGCCGACTCGCCACCTACAAGCAAGTGGAGGCAGCCAGAAAAATTGGTAACTAATTTgacaatgatttttcttctttctcaccttTGGGGGGGGAAAAACCCTCTACCCTTTCTAGAACCCCTTCATAAGATTTCTTTCTCAATCCTTCCAATGTTTCTCTAAGCCCCTATGACGCGTCTACGCTCTGGCTTCTCCATCTTCTCTGCCTAGAGCCAGTGGAAAGGTCTTAGTGCTAGCAACTTGTTTGGGGTCACAACCCACTGTGAGCTAATATAATAGAAGTAAAAAAGCAAAGACATCGCTATCTCAACATCATTTCAATTCCTCATTAATTTTAATGCCACTTCTATTCATTTTTCATACTGTTCTATCTTTTCTTAACTTCTGCATATGGGTTTCCTTAGCTGTTAAATGTTattatgttgagttttataaagaaattttcttcatagaagaaatactgaatttagtggcttttttttttcaaaatatgtttctttaaagatttatttatttatttgagagagagagaaagaatgtgcacGTGCTCGAGTGTCCCCGTGcaggggaggtgagggaggggcagaagatggagagggagggagagggtgagagagtaTTCCAAgaagactccactctgagcacagagaccCAGGCAGGTcaccatctcacaaccctgagatcacaaccccaactgaaaccaagagtcaaacacttaaccaacggtgccacccaggtacccctgtttctcaatttctttaaGTTAAGTGGGAGAATGCATTCATACTTTAGGATCAAAAGGAAGATAAGCAGCTTGTAAGATGgtaggaaaaagaaactgagatcaTGTCAGGAGACCTGGTGCAAACAAAGTGATTAACTAGTGCtagtgccttctttttttttttttttaagattttatttatttgacagacagtaggcagagaccacaagtaggcagagaggcaggcagagagaggaggaagcaggctccctgctgagcaaacagccggatgcaggtcttgatcccaggaccctgagatcatgacctgagccgaaggcagaggctttaaccactgagccacccaggcgcctgtgctagagccttctttaaaaaaaaaaaaaagcaccatgaCCATCTCTCATGGTGGTTTTACAGGAAAATCCAAAGCCACCCCCATTCAGAACTCTCTTCTCCATTGAAGAAACCCctttgttgattaaaaaaaaaaaaaagaaaaagacagtagCAAAGCTTATGTTACTATTAAATATTACtcaggataaaaataaaaccattctcTAAAAATCCCTAAATTCTGCCCAGCATATTGCTCAGTCTAGACCCACAGGTCTGTGCATGACACAGTACCTGGAACCACGAGTACAAAGACCAGGGCCATTACTGACTGTCCTGGACCTTCAGTAAAACCGCTCTTGGACGGCAATGGGAAATACTTAGACAGGCTCTGAAGTTAGGCAAGGAACACAGGGCTGAGGCTTTGTTCAAAATTTATGAATATGTTTATCCTTattcaaatttcttaaaatattagcaaattttaATTGATCCTGAAATAGAAACTACTTAGattatcatttgaaaaaaaattgtttaccaGGATCAATGGTAATTTCAGAAATTATTACATGGCACTTGATAGGTCATTTGTGAAAAGAAGCCAGCTGTGAACTTGGATTTTTCATATTCATGGTATTATGATTTCCAGTCCATCTGCCTCTTTTTTATTCAAGTAGGACGTCATTTTCTAGCAAAAGTTGGAtgttacattttatatgttttcaaactttatttttttaagaaaaatgtttttcaaaaaaatgaaaagaagagaaagaaaatagtttctcTCCTTGTACTTACCTGGCTTTGGGCAGTTGAGAAGGGGCTACTTTTGTTAAGATGACCTTCACTCAGCTGAGGGGGTTTACCAGTTAGCCCAtagtcctttccttctcttacagGATTTCATGTCTGTGCTGCTGGGTGGATGGCCAAGGGCAGAGTTGGATACCCCATTGTGAAACCAGGGCCCAACTGTGGATTTGGAAAAACTGGGATTATTGATTACGGAATCCGTCTTAATAGGAGTGAAAGATGGGATGCCTATTGCTACAACCCACAAGGTTTgttacaaataataattttatactttGCCAAAAACAGTTACATGTTGCTAAGAGGTTAGTGAATATAAATGGCTCCTCTCCCAGAGATAAACCAACTTGGtgatgataattctttttttttttaaagattttatttatttatttgacagacaaagattacaagtaggcagagaggcaggcagagagaacaaggaggaagcaggctcccagctgagcagagagcctgatgtggggctcgatcccaggaccctgagatcatgacctgagctgaaggcagaggctttaacccactgagccacccaggtgccccagtgatgaTAATTCTTAATAACAACAACCATTCCCGGAGCCGTTACGCTGGGCCAgaccctgcctgctgcttctcttccATGCTGTCCGTATTCACGATGATTCTGCAAGAAGCTATTGTTATACCCATTTTAGAAATCAGGACATTGAAAGTCGAAGAGCTTAATAACTTACCAAAATCAAACATCCAATAGGCAGGATCTCAAATTCAGGTTTTTTCTATGCCACATCTTTTTCTATTCCCGACCACaaaggcgaaaaaaaaaaaataagtgggttATAAACTTGCAACAGTTAATTAGCTAAAACAACAAAGTGATACTACCAAATGTTAACTGTTCAAAATTTCCCCTTcgacagaatgggggaagaaagagacaaaataaactcTTCCCCTGATATTCTTGTGCATAAATTCTTAAACTTCCAAACTGAGCAGCTCTCACTCTGGTTTTCACAATTACATGCTGGATATACtagttagttatttttttttaagattttatttatttatttgacagagagagattacaagtaggcagagaggcaggcagagagagagaggaggaagcaggctccctgctgagcagagagcccgatgcgggactcgatcccaggaccctgagatcatgacctgagccgaaggcagcgacttaacccactgagccacccaggcgccccactagttAGTTATTTTTATGTAGTATATTTTTGTTCGTATTTTCCCATGATTGATTGTAGCTAGgaaaactttaaagagaaaattaattcaaCATAACTACTATAAAGAGCtattttttgttcatgtttttggagaaaaaatagaTTGTTCTTTTTTGGCTGCATTTCCCCCAGCATGATACTATGAAGAATTATAATATGTTCCCAAGTCTGCCTAATGTTTATGATCACAAGCATCCTCAAGTGTTGTCCTGTTTCAATCTGCCTTATAAGAAAGTCCCTATAGTGAAGATACAGTGAGTTATAGTGAAGTTCTAGCATGTTACTATAGAATTTATTATTCAATGATATTAATCATTAGAGAATAGTTTCTCATGTTTTTAACTAAGCTTTATctcaaaataatgtgtattctacATAGAAAAGAATTTTGCCTAGAGCCATCATGTATTCCCACTTAAgacaaaatatgaataaatatgtatagTGCATTTATATAGGGCTataattttcaaatcattttcacATACTTAAACCTTGTGTTATATTTAATTCTATATTTAGTTATTGTTAATAGTTCGTatatcttcttttcctccctctttcttcctttctttttcatcgGTATATTTACATAAGCAACTTTCTTTTGACTCTAAAGAGACACTTCTATTTCCAAGTATGTTCTCTGATTCTTCTTTTGCTTGATAAGGTTTAGGATCTCTGAGCATCTATTCAATCATTTCCATAGGGGAAATTTATCTCTAGGGCAGATAAAGAAGTGCTAATAGAAAGGTTCTTACagtatttccttgcctttttatAAGGATGCCACCTTAACttacaaatttttagaaattcctTTTGTCTCTCATCGAGGCAGAATCCTTTTTACTCTGGGAATATTTGTACAGAATCCTGGGAGACTTCTTCTTACTCTGTTCTCAGCTTACTTTTGGATTCAGTGACATGCTGATTTTTTAGGATGCGGTGAACCTGAAGGGGACCGGGGACCACCTGAACTAGTACTGGCAGAGGAACAgttcaatgaaaaataattgtaatgAAGAAATCATAATGGtatcataaaaataaaccaatgacTATCAATTGCTCAATAAAATATAGAGCTGAATAGCTAAATAGACAATCAAATTGGTCAATATTTGAACTGTTTCCTAATCTAATGGTATAGACAACAAAGATTGCATAGGACAGAGCAAATCACTCCAAAAACTGGCATTGCACATGCTATGTACACATACAAACTGCCACGTAATACTGAATAAGACAATAAGAACAGCTTACATTTTACATAACACCCTGAAGTTATCTTCCATGTTACTATCCTTAGAATATGTTGTGAATTAGGTAATAGGAGAGGCATGGTTATATTTAATTTACCAGGGAAGAAACTGAAGTATTGAGGGGTACAGAGATCAGACTAGATTCCTTGACCTTCTTTTGTCGCTTTCCCTAAGATCCTGTTTGGCCCTGGGGGAGATAAGCTTCCTTACCTTCTATGATATTAAGAattctaacacttttttttttttaaggatcttttTCAAAGGATAATATTCTTGGAAAAAGCCTCTGATTGATACAGTGAAAAATGTCTTGGAATGCTACCCACAGTCACCACCACCATTCACATTATTTTTGAGTTTCCAGATGGTAGATACTTATTTGATCCGAAATAAAAATTAACCGGGGGTTTTCCAGACCTTTCATTCCGGATCACCCAGTAAAATCATGGGTTCTGGCAGAGGCTGTTTGATTGTTCTCATCCCAGGCTATAAGGCATGGCagaaatctgtaaaataataaatgacttgaaaaaacaaacatgaataCCTCTGTCAAATCCTCAAATATTAGGATTAAGGTGTTAGTTTAAAACCAGTGAAAGgagtataaaatgataataaattattCCTTCTAACTGGATTAGAGTGACTTTCAAGGTCTCTTGTGACTCTGAAATTCTATAATGATTTTCCATACAGAATTTATTGGACTCATTATTCTAAAAAGTCCCTGAAGACACAGTATTGATACCACAGGACAAAATCGCAGCCTTCTTGATTGAGCTGTTGATAATGGCGTATACATATTCATCAAAATACATGAACATATACATCTGAGActtatacattctttaaaaaaaaaagattttatttttaagtaatctctacagccaacatggggcttgaacccacaaccccaagatcaagatttgcacGCTCCCCGAGCCCTGAGGCTTGTGCATTCTAagctgaaaagataaaatacaaaaaaagtacAAGAACACAATTAtttaaatcacaatttttttcttgtcacttttCCTGTCATATCATACAAATTCAGTGTATATTCATTTGAAAGAATTTACcaatgaataatgaaaatattcatttattctttagctgtaagtatatgtatttaatatcttATTAAAAGCATTAGGAAGTGCATATCAGTTTAAAATACGGGtaatattttttctaatgctttctttcttttcttttttgttttttgtttgtttgtttgtttgtttgtttgttttatccatttcagCAAAGGAGTGTGGTGGTGTTTTTACAGATCCAAAGCGAATTTTTAAATCTCCAGGCTTCCCAAATGAGTACGATGATAACCAGATCTGTTACTGGCACATTAGACTCAAGTATGGTCAACGTATTCACCTGAGCTTTTTGGACTTTGACCTTGAAGATGACCCAGCTTGCTTGGCTGACTATGTTGAAATATATGACAGTTATGATGATGTCCATGGTTTTGTGGGAAGGTACGTGTTTCCCCATATAAAGAGTAAAAAATACCTTCAATATCTTGTttgatatttctttaattttcttcaatgTTCCCCACAGTTATTGATTCTCTAGTATTTTTACTCCCTGGCAACACCATATCCTTTTTTAGCAAAGATTTTTCTTAGTATGTGAAGCCAGTCAGCTGCTGCATGTTCTTGTAATTAAATAGTGTTCTTGTAATTAAAATAGTGACAGCTGCCTTTTGATTACTATTAAGTTGTAAGCATTAAATAGTCTATTTAAAAAGACTTcagggctggggcgcctggatggctcagtgggttaaagcctctgccttcagctcaggtcatgatctcagggtcctgagagcaccacaccaggctctctgctcagcggggagcctgcttccgcctctctgtctgcctctctgcttacttgtgatatctctctctgtcaaataaataaataaaatcttaaaaaaaaaaaaaggaaggaaagaattaagCAAAGTATAGCCCCTTCTCTCACAAAATTTACCTAAACATACAGtggaattcttctttaaaatagctTTCTTTGACATAAAAAACAAGTGCTCCTTTCCTCAATATTTCTCCCTTGGGTTTTCAACATCCTGGGACACAACATTCTGTGCTGCCATTCTGAATCTTCAATATAATTTAAACTTTGAATGTCTcacaaaatattacaaatcaAAGCATAttaattatgtgttttatttatttagccccCCCCCTTAATAACATGTATCTGAGACTATCCAGTATCAACAGACTATCAGTTATCAATTTTCCATTATCCATGACagtaatttaataaaagaaaatggtaatgattaaaattattaaaataatttaaaatgacagaCTCAGTAGTTTGTTGTGACTTTGAAATGTGTAACTTAAACACCAAGAAAAAGATACGCATTTCTTGCATACAGGAGTAACAACTTTTGGAGGGAaattcgttttgttttgttttattctgctttttggCTGACAGATTACTGCTGTAGATGAAGCAGGGTTGGAGAAATTAAGAGcaaaacatttgttgaaagaacAAACATCCTACCTTGAAAGTCAAGATGATATTTTCATTCTAAACCTAGTTTCACAAATCAATTACAGCCCTAGATAAAATcatatactgtttttttaaaaggttttccaTAGACTAATTTGTCACTTATCAGATTATGTGATAAATTCTTCCCTTTTATGTAATGTACAAAGAAGTTCCTTTCAAGTCGATACAGATAAAAACCAGTCCCTCTTGTAAGGTCCAACATAATTTTCCACATTCAAACCAGTCTACTCTAGAATTCAAATTAGTAATACCATCAGCCATACACATATTCCTCTTTAACCATGAAGAAACTTTATAGGATTAATCggaatcaaatttaaattttttccagaaagattaaaattttctACTACGCAAATAATTTTGCAAGTACACACAGTAGAAATGCCACATGTCCTTTTTTCAGAATCTCGTTTATATTCTCAGGTTATTTGAAATAACAAACTTTGTTTTAATCCTTCTTCTCCCTTAcaaattcaagttaaaaaaaaaaaaataaaaagttttgggcacctgggtggctcagtgggttaaagtctctgccttcttcagctcaggtcatgatcccagggtcctgggatcgagtcccacatcagggtctctgcccagcggggagcctgcttcctcctctctctctgcctgcctctctgcctagttgtgatctctgtctgtcaaatgaataaataaaatcttaaaaaaaaaaaaagttttaaataataggAAAACAAGACATTacttaggaaaaataaagcactttAATTACAGGTCAGAGCCACTTAATAGCCGTGTAATATTCTTCTGTGtaacttctcttttttgaaaatttcctttcaGATACTGTGGAGATGAACTTCCAGAAGACATCGTTAGCACAGGTAATGGCTCTAAATTGAGACGTAGGACTATGATTTGTTAGTGTCACTGAAAGTGAAGAACCCAGTAGTCATtactattaactttttaaagttaagaGAACCATTGGGTGAGACGTAGCTTACCAGTTTGCAAAATGTAGTGTTCATACTTAGAACTTAATGCCAACCCCTTATACCAAAAATGCGTAGACTCATCAGGTGAAGGAATGCAGTTTGAGATGGTCTTGAGTCTGCAAATCCCTGAATTTTGCTATGGGTTATGACATCcataaaatgtggaaataaaagaTCAAAGTTTTTTTATCAATAAATGATTGAGAGGTATTTTCAGAAGTATTAACGTTGTTAAAAATATCTTCTGTCACTGAAAAAATGTTATATCACACTTAactgcatttttatctttggaCAGCATTCCCTACAGTGTTGTGAAGAGCAGttctatgaaacatttttaataggTGTTGCATGAGAAAAGAACATTAAGGTCAAGGGAACTGGGGAAACATTGGTTTAAACTATGTTAAACAGGTCTCTTTATTGGAAGATGTCAGAGAGCTTTTAATATGCTAATTATGCATAATAACTCTCAAAAGGCTAGCTCTGGTTGGCAAAGTGTTCCAAATCTTTTTAACTCCTGCCAATTACTTTTGTGACTTTGTCACATGCAATGTAACTCAAGCAAAGAGCTTGTagtagtatatatgtatatccagaAGAAATGCCTCTGCCATTGCCCCATACTGCTATTTTCTGGCTAAGAACCTTCACTTTGCTAGgtgtttttgttgatttcttcttatttccaTCCCTAGCACTAGTAGTTGGCATTCTgacttgctctttttttcctccaagtcaTAAAGTTATCACAGTGTTTCTgcaactaaaaacaacaaaataacacagAACTGTAATTTCTAAGTAGTCCTGAGCTCAGATAAGACTAGCTAAATTACTCCCACACCCTAGCCTGAAGGCACGAAATTCTCATGAAATTCTCATTTATGAGTCAATattacaagaaataaaacttcttaTTCAATCCTTGAATGATTAgtgcttaaaaattattcattcattctctgttACAATCTCCCTGGTAAGGGCAGCCCATTAAACTgtttatctcattcttttcttgagAATGTATTTTACGTTAACAGAAAGTTAAGAGTACACAGGAGCCATCCGTAGGAGTTAGGTAGGGGATaagaatcctatttttaaaaaaagaaagaaagaaacagagaatcaAAGCCTgaaacttcacatttttttcttgttttgtctaaaacagaaaaaacttAACTGCTAgcataatcaaaacagtgtttttttttttaacactac
This genomic interval carries:
- the TNFAIP6 gene encoding tumor necrosis factor-inducible gene 6 protein, translated to MIILTYLFVLLWEEVHGWGFKNGIFHNSIWLEQAAGVYHREARAGKYKLTYAEAKAVCEYEGGRLATYKQVEAARKIGFHVCAAGWMAKGRVGYPIVKPGPNCGFGKTGIIDYGIRLNRSERWDAYCYNPQAKECGGVFTDPKRIFKSPGFPNEYDDNQICYWHIRLKYGQRIHLSFLDFDLEDDPACLADYVEIYDSYDDVHGFVGRYCGDELPEDIVSTGNVMTLKFLSDASVTAGGFQIKYVAVDPLSKSSQGKNTSTTSTGNKNILAGRFSHL